The Paenibacillus sp. FSL H7-0357 nucleotide sequence AGGGGGTGACCTTCGGAGAGGCATTGGAAGCGAGCAGCTATGCGGGAGAGGCTGCGAACCGGATCAAGGAAGCGGCTGCATATTTGGAGCTGCATATCGAGCAGGGACCTGTGCTGGAGAGAGAAAATCTCGCCATTGGCCTGGTCGACTGTGTCGTAGGCATGGCCTGCTATGAGATTGAAGTGACGGGTGAATCGGATCACGCCGGAACTACGCCGATGGATATGCGCAAGGATGCCTTGTTTGCCGCCACCGACCTGATTGCGGAGCTGCGGAGCAAGCTGGGTGTGCTGGATTCGGAGCTAGTCTATACGATGGGCAGAATGAACGTGCTGCCTAATATTCATACGGTCATTCCTAATAAGGTGATTTTTACCGTCGAGGCTAGACATAAGGATATGGATATTGTTCGTGAGGTTGAGCATATTATAGGCGGCCTGCCCGAAGAGCTGCTGGAGTGTTCGGTGTCCAAGACCAAGCTATGGGGACGCGATACCGTGTGGTTCGATCCGGAGATCTGCGCTTTGACTCAGCAGGCAGCATCGAGGCTGGGTTACAGCAGTAAAAAGATGGCCAGCGGAGCAGGGCATGACGCGCAGTTTGTGGCCGGATTTCTGCCATCGGCAATGATTTTTGTGCCCAGCGTGAACGGGAAAAGCCACTGCGAAGAAGAGCTTACCTCCTATGAAGATTGCGAAAAAGGAGTGAATGTTGTACTGGAAACGGTACTGGCTGTATTATCTAAGTAACTAATGTCATTAAACATAACATTAAATTTGGATTTCTCTTAAATCCATCCTATGACCGGCATGTTACCCATCTTCTTATCAAAATAATTCAGTACGAAAGACACCTGAGCTGGTGTCTTTTTTTGTGCGCGGTATTCCCCGGTTTGCTATATACACCAATGCTTTGGTAAAATGATCAACGGGTGTCCATCACCTCCATTGTGTAAAAACACAATCATGGCAGATAAAGTTTTTATTTTTCACCAAATTGTCTTAAGAAATCAGATGTTATAATTCTTTACATAAGAGAAACGCATAAGATGGGAGCGATTAAAGATGATTATTGGTGTACCCAAAGAGATTAAAAACAATGAGAACCGCGTAGCCATTACCCCTGCCGGAGTAGTCAGCCTGGTAGCCGAAGGACATAAAGTGCTGGTGGAAGCCGGAGCTGGAGCAGGCAGCGGATTTCTGAATGAAGAATATGCTTCCGCCGGAGCGGAGCTGATCACCGAAGCTTCTGCCGTATGGGCAGCCGCCGAGATGGTGATGAAGGTGAAAGAACCGCTGGAAAGCGAATATGGCTACTTCCGCCCGGGCCTCATCCTTTTCACTTATTTGCACCTTGCCCCGGAACCGTCCCTCGCCGCCGCATTGAAAGATAGAGGCGTCTTCGCCATCGGCTATGAGACAGTTGTCCATGAGCGCACCTTGCCGCTGCTTACGCCAATGAGTGAAGTGGCCGGACGGATGTCCGTGCAGCTCGGAGCACAATTTCTGCAAAAGAACTACGGCGGACAAGGCATTCTGCTATCTGGTGTTCCCGGCGTCAGCAGAGGCAAGGTCAGCATTATCGGCGGTGGGGTAGTCGGCACAAACGCAGCCAAAATGGCGATTGGCCTGGGCGCGGAAGTGACGATTGTTGACCTCAGCGCGGACAGACTCCGCCAGCTGGACGATATCTTCGGCGCACAGATTAATACGCTAATCTCCAATCCTTACAACATTGCCAAGGCGGTTGCTGAAGCGGACCTGCTGGTTGGCGCAGTGCTGATCCCGGGTGCGAAAGCTCCGAAGCTGGTCACTGAAGAAATGGTAAAGTCGATGAAGGTGGGCTCGGTCATTGTTGACGTGGCGATTGACCAAGGCGGTATCGTTGAAACCATCGACCGGGTCACCACACATGATAATCCGGTATTTGAGAAATATGGCGTACTGCACTATTCGGTAGCAAATATGCCGGGCGCTGTAGCCAAAACCTCAACGATTGCATTAACCAATGTTACAGTTCCTTATGCGCTGCAAATTGCCAATAAAGGGGTATTCCAGGCGATTGAGGACGATGCCGGCCTGAAGAGCGGTGTCAACGTGGCCAATGGAAAGATCACCTGCCAGGCCGTGGCGGAAGCCCTCGGGGAAGAGTACTTTACGGTAGAGAAAGCATTAGAACAAGAGTTCACTCTGATCTAGTAT carries:
- a CDS encoding Zn-dependent hydrolase, which produces MQLKQIFVNGERLKDTIEAFADFGRTDSNGVTRLSLSEQDVKVRNYFAACCEELGMSVKVDDMGNMYATLAGTEAGPPVVIGSHLDTVKKGGRFDGVLGVIAGLEVVRTLVDHGIKPRLPVTVMNFTNEEGARFEPSMMASGVLSGKFGKTEMLKKKDPEGVTFGEALEASSYAGEAANRIKEAAAYLELHIEQGPVLERENLAIGLVDCVVGMACYEIEVTGESDHAGTTPMDMRKDALFAATDLIAELRSKLGVLDSELVYTMGRMNVLPNIHTVIPNKVIFTVEARHKDMDIVREVEHIIGGLPEELLECSVSKTKLWGRDTVWFDPEICALTQQAASRLGYSSKKMASGAGHDAQFVAGFLPSAMIFVPSVNGKSHCEEELTSYEDCEKGVNVVLETVLAVLSK
- the ald gene encoding alanine dehydrogenase; its protein translation is MIIGVPKEIKNNENRVAITPAGVVSLVAEGHKVLVEAGAGAGSGFLNEEYASAGAELITEASAVWAAAEMVMKVKEPLESEYGYFRPGLILFTYLHLAPEPSLAAALKDRGVFAIGYETVVHERTLPLLTPMSEVAGRMSVQLGAQFLQKNYGGQGILLSGVPGVSRGKVSIIGGGVVGTNAAKMAIGLGAEVTIVDLSADRLRQLDDIFGAQINTLISNPYNIAKAVAEADLLVGAVLIPGAKAPKLVTEEMVKSMKVGSVIVDVAIDQGGIVETIDRVTTHDNPVFEKYGVLHYSVANMPGAVAKTSTIALTNVTVPYALQIANKGVFQAIEDDAGLKSGVNVANGKITCQAVAEALGEEYFTVEKALEQEFTLI